A single Gemmatimonadota bacterium DNA region contains:
- a CDS encoding cytochrome c3 family protein, with product MTGRRKWVVIPGLVAIAFAATMMSAYAGSQSAAPQAPAAGTPETATEAANREAFGKAQPGPWSYSGASGYTFYVGGGIGRSPVQPVKFPHPVHVNSLKMNCAFCHNAASTSPDPGLPAVGTCMGCHTLVGAGRPEIAKLTDYWTKKQPVPWVRIHKVPEYVHFPHMRHVNAGVTCQTCHGQVNNMSQVFQAQSLNMGWCVTCHVNGYSPAEGMRAAGMEPDSATLALPRKKATYDCATCHY from the coding sequence ATGACCGGTCGCAGGAAGTGGGTCGTCATCCCGGGGTTGGTCGCCATCGCGTTCGCCGCGACCATGATGTCCGCCTATGCGGGCTCCCAATCCGCCGCTCCGCAGGCACCGGCCGCTGGTACGCCGGAGACCGCGACCGAGGCGGCCAATCGCGAGGCCTTCGGCAAGGCCCAGCCCGGACCGTGGTCCTACAGCGGCGCCTCGGGCTACACGTTCTACGTCGGTGGCGGCATCGGCCGCTCGCCCGTGCAGCCGGTGAAGTTCCCGCACCCGGTGCACGTGAACTCGCTCAAGATGAACTGCGCGTTCTGCCACAACGCGGCCAGCACCTCGCCGGACCCGGGACTTCCCGCGGTCGGCACCTGCATGGGCTGCCATACGCTCGTCGGCGCCGGTCGCCCGGAGATCGCCAAGCTCACGGACTACTGGACCAAGAAGCAGCCCGTGCCGTGGGTCCGCATCCACAAGGTCCCCGAGTACGTGCACTTCCCGCACATGCGGCACGTCAACGCCGGCGTCACCTGCCAGACCTGCCACGGCCAGGTGAACAACATGTCGCAGGTCTTCCAGGCCCAGTCGCTCAACATGGGCTGGTGCGTGACCTGCCACGTCAACGGGTACTCGCCGGCCGAGGGGATGCGCGCCGCCGGCATGGAGCCTGATTCCGCCACGCTCGCGCTCCCGCGCAAGAAGGCGACGTACGACTGCGCCACCTGCCACTACTAG
- the speA gene encoding biosynthetic arginine decarboxylase, translated as MTSSPTSEHAAPAVAPTPAAKDAVATPWTIERAKALYNIEGWGDGFFDVNQAGRVVVRPDKDRPEQTLDLFELAHDLEAQGVNLPVLLRFSEILKARIEMLHARFASAIAEFQYEGKYTTVYPIKVNQQRHVIEEIVEFGEATGVGLECGSKPELQAVLALTDRTDHLIICNGYKDEEFMRLALMGQKLGHTVLIVVEQVSELDVLLPVAREMGVTPTIGVRIKLSSEGSGRWAQSGGEKSKFGLTSAQLMQVVERLRAEGMLDIIKLIHFHLGSQITDIRFIKRGLQEVSRFYVELRRLGLDIRYVDVGGGLGVDYDGSQSTAQASMNYSAQEYANDIIYTLAETCREEELPMPDIISESGRALTAHHALLLLSVIDVESAAEPVVPVLSEEDHALLHEMADDLKTVSRKNVAMRRVREIFHDATFDKERAQQLFNSGVLSLRERAMAETFYLCTLNAVSRLIGPKRDHFDDIIKDVDAALVDRYFANFSLFQSLPDNWAIDQLFPIMPIHRLDEEPSRRGTIQDVTCDSDGKIDRFIGGRDGQPSLPLHVFRDGEAYILGIFLTGAYQEILGDLHNLFGDTNAVHLRLQGDHYEITHMVHGDTVTEVLNYVQFRASDLLATFRRKVQNSKDLSREEANMFIAEYVAGLEGYTYLEGEAAR; from the coding sequence ATGACGTCCTCCCCGACCTCCGAGCACGCCGCGCCCGCCGTGGCGCCGACCCCCGCCGCGAAGGATGCGGTGGCCACGCCGTGGACGATCGAGCGCGCGAAGGCGCTGTACAACATCGAGGGGTGGGGGGACGGCTTCTTCGACGTCAACCAGGCCGGGCGCGTCGTCGTGCGACCCGACAAGGACCGCCCCGAACAGACGCTCGACCTCTTCGAACTCGCGCACGACCTCGAGGCCCAAGGGGTCAACCTGCCCGTGCTCCTCCGGTTCTCGGAGATCCTCAAGGCGCGCATCGAGATGCTGCACGCGCGCTTCGCGAGCGCCATCGCCGAGTTCCAGTACGAGGGGAAGTACACGACCGTCTATCCGATCAAGGTCAACCAACAGCGGCACGTGATCGAGGAGATCGTCGAGTTCGGCGAGGCGACCGGTGTCGGGCTCGAGTGCGGCTCCAAGCCGGAGCTGCAGGCCGTCCTCGCCCTCACCGACCGCACCGATCACCTGATCATCTGCAATGGCTACAAGGACGAGGAGTTCATGCGCCTCGCCCTGATGGGCCAGAAGCTCGGACACACCGTGCTCATCGTCGTCGAGCAGGTGAGCGAGCTCGATGTCCTGCTGCCCGTCGCGCGCGAGATGGGCGTGACGCCGACGATCGGCGTCCGCATCAAGCTCTCGAGCGAGGGCTCCGGTCGCTGGGCGCAGTCGGGGGGCGAGAAGTCCAAGTTCGGCCTCACCTCGGCGCAGCTCATGCAGGTCGTCGAGCGGCTCCGGGCCGAGGGGATGCTCGACATCATCAAGCTCATCCATTTCCACCTCGGTTCGCAGATCACCGACATCCGCTTCATCAAGCGCGGGCTGCAGGAGGTGAGCCGCTTCTACGTCGAGCTGCGCCGCCTCGGCCTCGATATCCGCTACGTCGACGTGGGCGGCGGCCTCGGCGTCGACTACGACGGCTCGCAGTCCACCGCGCAGGCGTCGATGAACTACTCCGCGCAGGAGTACGCCAATGACATCATCTACACGCTCGCCGAGACCTGCCGGGAGGAGGAGCTCCCGATGCCCGACATCATCTCCGAGTCGGGGCGCGCGCTCACCGCGCACCACGCGCTGCTGCTGCTCTCGGTGATCGACGTCGAATCGGCGGCCGAGCCCGTGGTCCCGGTGCTCTCCGAGGAGGACCATGCCCTCCTGCACGAGATGGCCGACGACCTCAAGACGGTCAGCCGCAAGAACGTCGCCATGCGTCGCGTCCGCGAGATCTTCCACGACGCGACCTTCGACAAGGAGCGCGCGCAGCAGCTCTTCAACTCCGGCGTCCTCTCGCTCCGCGAGCGCGCCATGGCCGAGACCTTCTACCTCTGCACGTTGAACGCGGTGTCGCGCCTCATCGGACCCAAGCGCGACCATTTCGACGACATCATCAAGGATGTGGACGCGGCGCTCGTCGACCGCTACTTCGCCAATTTCTCGCTCTTCCAGTCGCTCCCCGACAACTGGGCCATCGACCAGCTCTTCCCGATCATGCCGATCCATCGGCTCGACGAGGAGCCGTCGCGGCGCGGGACGATCCAGGACGTCACCTGCGACTCCGACGGGAAGATCGACCGCTTCATCGGGGGGCGCGACGGCCAACCGTCGCTGCCGTTGCACGTCTTCCGTGACGGCGAGGCGTACATCCTCGGCATCTTCCTGACCGGCGCTTACCAGGAGATCCTCGGCGACCTCCACAACCTGTTCGGCGACACCAACGCGGTGCACCTGCGCCTGCAGGGCGATCACTACGAGATCACCCACATGGTCCACGGCGACACCGTGACCGAGGTGCTCAACTACGTGCAGTTCCGCGCCTCGGACCTGCTCGCGACCTTCCGTCGCAAGGTCCAGAACAGCAAGGACCTCTCGCGCGAGGAGGCGAACATGTTCATCGCCGAGTACGTCGCGGGGCTCGAGGGCTACACGTATCTCGAGGGCGAGGCGGCGCGGTAG
- a CDS encoding tRNA (cytosine(32)/uridine(32)-2'-O)-methyltransferase TrmJ, whose protein sequence is MSALDQVVIVFHKPQDPVNIAGAVRVMKNMGIHDLRLVQPVAYDPWRIEGVAHGTRDVVERIRHFDTLQEALADCVYVAAFAGKRRAHRWPLTTPRELAPVVLEKAADGRVALLFGQEDHGLPNEAIDQAQTLCTIPTTEHSSLNIAQAVLVAAYELHLAAGDATRTIARHKHHAALPKHDEWERALADIDRALAAIAFYRTRNPEHIMRSVRSLLNRAGPDSRELTLVRAMGIEVLRTIDRVKRGLDESA, encoded by the coding sequence ATGTCCGCCCTCGACCAGGTCGTCATCGTCTTCCACAAGCCGCAGGACCCCGTCAACATCGCCGGCGCCGTCCGGGTGATGAAGAACATGGGGATCCACGACCTGCGCCTCGTGCAACCCGTCGCGTACGACCCCTGGCGCATCGAGGGCGTCGCGCACGGGACCCGCGACGTCGTGGAGCGGATCCGGCACTTCGACACGCTGCAGGAGGCGCTGGCCGATTGCGTCTACGTCGCGGCGTTCGCGGGGAAGCGTCGCGCGCACCGCTGGCCGCTCACCACGCCGCGGGAGCTCGCGCCCGTCGTCCTCGAGAAGGCGGCCGACGGCCGCGTCGCCCTCCTCTTCGGGCAGGAGGACCACGGCCTGCCCAACGAGGCCATCGACCAGGCGCAGACGCTCTGCACGATCCCCACCACCGAGCACAGCTCGCTCAACATCGCGCAAGCGGTGCTCGTCGCGGCGTACGAGCTGCATCTCGCCGCCGGCGATGCCACGCGCACCATCGCGCGTCACAAGCATCACGCCGCCCTCCCCAAGCACGACGAGTGGGAGCGCGCCCTCGCCGACATCGATCGCGCCCTCGCGGCCATCGCGTTCTACCGGACGCGCAACCCGGAACACATCATGCGCTCGGTGCGTTCGCTGCTGAATCGCGCCGGCCCGGACTCCCGGGAGCTCACCCTGGTCCGCGCGATGGGTATCGAGGTGCTGCGTACGATCGACCGCGTGAAGCGGGGGCTGGACGAGAGTGCGTAA
- a CDS encoding VTT domain-containing protein — translation MDLLLDLFHQLRDLNGLVATAGYAGITAIIFIETGLLFPFLPGDSLLVTAGVFASAPNQIVTLNVWWLGVLCSIAAVLGDQIAYGIGRKSGEALFNRPDSRWFKQSHLRAAHDFYERHGGKTIIMARFMPFARTFAPVVAGAAKMHYPTFVFYNVIGGLAWIWSMLLIGFYVVRMVPGLEANVEKLAIGIIVVSVLPGVYGWWKGRKKG, via the coding sequence ATGGACCTCCTCCTCGACCTGTTCCACCAGCTGCGCGACCTGAATGGGCTCGTGGCGACCGCCGGATACGCGGGCATCACTGCGATCATCTTCATCGAGACGGGACTGCTCTTCCCCTTCCTGCCCGGCGACTCGCTGCTGGTGACGGCCGGCGTCTTCGCCTCCGCCCCGAACCAGATCGTCACGCTCAACGTCTGGTGGCTCGGCGTGCTCTGCTCCATCGCGGCGGTCCTCGGCGACCAGATCGCGTACGGGATCGGGCGCAAGTCGGGGGAGGCGCTCTTCAACCGCCCCGACTCGCGCTGGTTCAAGCAGAGCCATCTGCGCGCGGCGCACGACTTCTACGAGCGCCATGGCGGGAAGACGATCATCATGGCCCGCTTCATGCCGTTCGCGCGGACCTTCGCGCCGGTGGTCGCCGGCGCGGCGAAGATGCACTACCCCACTTTCGTCTTCTACAACGTGATCGGCGGCCTCGCCTGGATCTGGTCGATGCTGCTGATCGGGTTCTACGTGGTGCGGATGGTGCCCGGACTCGAGGCGAACGTCGAGAAGCTCGCGATCGGCATCATCGTCGTGAGCGTGCTGCCCGGGGTGTACGGGTGGTGGAAGGGGCGCAAGAAGGGATGA
- a CDS encoding superoxide dismutase → MAHTLPALYYAFDALEPHVDAQTMQIHHGKHHQAYVNNLNAAIEKAPELASWSLEQLCRDIAKVPEPVRGAVRNNGGGHWNHTLFWNCMVPKSGGAPTGNVTAAIDKSFGDFAKFRDAFKAAAVGRFGSGWAWLVAAKDGTLSIESSPNQDNPLMEGRHAILGLDVWEHAYYLKYQNRRPDYIDAWWNVVHWGEVAKRYDAR, encoded by the coding sequence ATGGCCCATACGCTGCCCGCGCTCTACTACGCCTTCGACGCGCTCGAGCCGCACGTCGATGCGCAGACGATGCAGATCCATCATGGCAAGCATCATCAGGCGTACGTGAACAACCTCAATGCCGCGATCGAGAAGGCGCCCGAGCTGGCGTCGTGGAGCCTCGAACAGCTCTGCCGCGACATCGCGAAGGTGCCGGAACCGGTGCGCGGCGCGGTGCGCAACAACGGCGGCGGACACTGGAATCACACGCTGTTCTGGAATTGCATGGTCCCCAAGTCGGGCGGCGCCCCGACCGGGAACGTCACGGCGGCGATCGACAAGTCGTTCGGTGACTTCGCGAAGTTCCGCGACGCCTTCAAGGCGGCGGCCGTTGGGCGGTTCGGATCGGGCTGGGCCTGGCTGGTGGCCGCGAAGGACGGGACCCTGTCCATCGAGAGCTCGCCGAACCAGGACAATCCCCTCATGGAGGGGCGGCACGCGATCCTCGGGCTCGACGTCTGGGAGCACGCCTACTACCTCAAGTACCAGAACCGCCGTCCCGACTACATCGACGCGTGGTGGAACGTGGTGCACTGGGGCGAGGTGGCGAAGCGGTACGACGCGCGATAA